A section of the Citrus sinensis cultivar Valencia sweet orange chromosome 8, DVS_A1.0, whole genome shotgun sequence genome encodes:
- the LOC102626049 gene encoding LOW QUALITY PROTEIN: probable beta-D-xylosidase 5 (The sequence of the model RefSeq protein was modified relative to this genomic sequence to represent the inferred CDS: inserted 3 bases in 2 codons; deleted 2 bases in 2 codons; substituted 4 bases at 4 genomic stop codons), whose product MTYDTGRDLEISGSQQIGQYRLKVSSCCKHYIAYDADNXKGVDRFRLVTKQDLEDMYQPPFKSCVKEAHVSSVICSYNRVIGIPTCADPDLLKGVIKSQWGLDXYIMSDCDSIHVYYNAIYYCNTGLNMNCEDFLGKYTENTVXLSKVEEXMRLGFFDGDPKSQPLGNLGPSDVHTDDHKSLALDAAKQGIDSLDNKGALPLSSNNTKNLAVIGSNANATNVMISNYASKTCGYTNPLQGLQKYVPALTYEPGRSNVKCXRRLLIEQAAKAAGTADVVVMVVGLDQSIEAEGLDKENLTLHGYQEKLVMEVANATKGTMILVVMAAGNVDVSFAKTNSKIEGILWVGYPGQAGGDAIAQIIFGDYNPGGRFPFTXYPQQYVEQLPTTEMNMRANATADLPGRTYRFYSGKIINHFAHGLKYSSFSKIIISAPSTVLIKPNANNIYSSNDQAIDVTIVKCKDLQFDVVISVKNSRPRGRSHVVLMFSKPPSASVAGAPNVQLVGFERVDVKRGKIKNVTVRFDVCKGLISLWILMEKEAGHRAAYSYCCIS is encoded by the exons CAATATAGGCTTAAGGTCTCTAGTTGTTGCAAGCATTATATTGCTTATGATGCTGACAATTAGAAAGGTGTTGATCGATTTCGTTTG GTAACAAAGCAAGACTTAGAAGATATGTATCAGCCACCATTTAAGAGCTGTGTAAAGGAGGCACATGTCAGTAGTGTGATATGCTCGTACAACAGAGTAATTGGAATTCCAACATGTGCTGATCCAGATCTGCTCAAAGGAGTTATCAAAAGCCAATGGGGTCTTGATTG ATACATAATGTCAGATTGCGACTCTATTCATGTCTATTACAATGCCATATATTATTGCA ACACAGGTTTAAACATGAATTGTGAGGATTTTTTGGGAAAGTATACAGAGAATACAGTTTAATTGAGCAAGGTTGAAGA TATGAGGTTAGGCTTCTTTGACGGGGATCCCAAATCACAGCCATTGGGGAATTTAGGACCGTCCGATGTACATACAGATGATCATAAGTCCTTGGCTCTTGATGCAGCGAAGCAAGGAATAGATTCGCTAGATAACAAGGGAGCTCTTCCTTTATCTTCAAATAACACTAAGAACTTAGCTGTTATAGGATCGAATGCTAATGCCACGAATGTGATGATAAGCAACTATGCCAGCAAAACTTGTGGCTATACTAATCCCTTACAGGGCCTACAAAAGTATGTGCCTGCACTGACATATGAACCAGGTCGTAGCAACGTGAAAT AGAGACGACTTCTTATAGAACAGGCAGCTAAGGCTGCAGGCACGGCTGATGTTGTTGTCATGGTTGTGGGCCTTGATCAGTCTATAGAAGCAGAAGGGCTTGATAAAGAGAACTTGACTTTACATGGATATCAAGAAAAGCTGGTGATGGAAGTAGCTAATGCTACAAAAGGAACAATGATTCTTGTTGTTATGGCTGCTGGCAATGTTGATGTCTCC TTTGCAAAGACCAATAGCAAAATTGAAGGGATATTGTGGGTAGGATATCCAGGACAAGCTGGTGGAGATGCTATAGCTCAAATCATCTTTGGAGACTATAATCCAGG TGGAAGGTTTCCATTTACATGATATCCGCAACAATATGTAGAGCAATTGCCAACGACAGAGATGAACATGAGAGCCAATGCCACAGCTGATCTCCCTGGAAGAACCTACAGGTTTTACTCGGGCAAAATCATC AACCATTTTGCCCACGGACTCAAGTACTCATCGTTTTCCAAGATCATTATCTCGGCTCCTTCCACAGTACTCATCAAACCAAATGCAAACAACATTTACTCTTCTAATGATCAAGCAATTGATGTCACCATAGTAAAATGCAAAGATTTGCAATTTGATGTTGTCATTAGTGTCAAGAACAGCAGGCCAAGGGGCCGTTCTCATGTTGTGCTAATGTTTTCGAAGCCACCAAGTGCATCAGTAGCCGGTGCCCCAAATGTGCAGCTAGTTGGGTTCGAAAGAGTGGATGTGAAGAGGGGCAAAATCAAGAATGTGACAGTAAGGTTTGATGTGTGCAAAGGGCTTATATCTTTATGGATACTGATGGAAAAGGAAGCCGGTCATAGGGCAGCATATTCTTATTGTTGTATCTCCTAA
- the LOC112499257 gene encoding uncharacterized protein LOC112499257, with translation MGELSFGVLLKLLKEMEGKENESDDCRKPVLLQVRSIIPVLVEGDNLWPNQGFFLKVSDSSRAAYVSLPEEQGDMVLCNRLQLGQFIYVEKLEAAYPVPMLKGMKPVPGRHPCTGDPKDLFSIENLERFCGVSELKMILEECDDDKKKHTVGFRTSNVSKARMEEHVGMARKALSCTRKVDPERKTSRRNGMCDVDQDWIIDSETNLSSGSATRRRSWNGPRIAEVSDSVIIKHEIKPISRSVSTSVCVAPVCPPRYDSSDEHSSSKQRRKDIGIPRKSVKGPNQRASVWKKSDVESTDKRWAEADISWDSLPSNLVKLGREVLRQRDVAVLAAIDCLQEASATERLLKCLRYACCRLLRWLI, from the exons ATGGGAGAATTGAGTTTTGGTGTTCTCTTGAAGCTTCTTAAAGAAATGGAAGGCAAGGAAAATGAATCTGATGATTGTAGAAAGCCTGTTTTATTACAAGTTAGAAGCATAATTCCTGTTTTGGTAGAGGGTGATAACCTTTGGCCTAATCAAGGATTTTTCTTGAAAGTTTCTGATTCTTCACGTGCGGCATATGTGTCATTGCCTGAAGAACAAGGCGACATGGTTTTATGCAACAGATTACAGCTAGGACAATTCATTTATGTTGAGAAATTAGAGGCGGCATATCCCGTTCCAATGCTTAAAGGCATGAAGCCTGTTCCTGGAAGGCACCCTTGTACAGGGGACCCTAAGGATCTTTTTTCCATAGAGAATTTGGAAAGATTTTGTGGGGTTTCTGAATTGAAGATGATCCTAGAAGAGTGTGATGATGATAAGAAGAAGCATACGGTAGGCTTCCGCACTTCAAATGTTTCAAAAGCTCGCATGGAAGAGCACGTAGGGATGGCAAGGAAGGCCTTGAGTTGCACCAGAAAAGTTGATCCTGAGAGGAAGACTTCTCGGAGAAATGGAATGTGTGATGTTGATCAAGATTGGATTATCGATTCTGAAACTAACTTGTCATCGGGATCTGCAACTAGGAGAAGAAGCTGGAATGGTCCAAGAATTGCAGAAGTTTCAGACTCAGTTATTATAAAGCATGAGATCAAACCCATTAGCCGTAGTGTTAGTACCAGTGTTTGT GTGGCCCCAGTGTGTCCCCCTAGATATGATAGCTCTGATGAGCACTCCAGCTctaaacaaagaagaaaagacaTTGGCATTCCCAGAAAATCAGTAAAGGGTCCCAACCAGAGGGCCTCAGTATGGAAGAAGAGTGATGTAGAGTCCACTGACAAAAGATGGGCAGAAGCTGACATATCCTGGGACTCCCTCCCCTCAAACTTAGTGAAGCTTGGCCGG GAAGTGTTGAGGCAGAGAGATGTGGCTGTTCTTGCTGCTATTGACTGTTTACAGGAGGCTTCAGCCACTGAGAGGTTGCTCAAGTGCCTAAGGTATGCATGTTGTAGGCTTCTGCGCTGGTTGATTTGA
- the LOC127899430 gene encoding uncharacterized protein LOC127899430 produces MSSLRSNDTQSNDISSLKELLKLGLDRKKNATSWIKAALASDLTPPSPENNTKRSSLDATSASKKSSRASYSSSSRTKGTYIIRMQSSNVGFQVGLAGENENQADGWVKGTALYTASELANSLNDECRAFFLAYVESYLDEFDCELIFKQSDSHVAEKMSQIKKVSDLLGVIVSREGDKDSFVLKDSELEAYWRVKNKIYGILIKHVERTAMAF; encoded by the coding sequence ATGAGTTCACTAAGATCGAATGATACTCAGTCAAATGACATTAGTTCCCTCAAAGAATTGCTTAAACTCGGATTGGATAGAAAAAAGAATGCTACTTCTTGGATCAAAGCAGCTCTAGCATCCGATCTCACCCCACCTTCCCCCGAGAACAATACCAAGAGATCTTCTTTAGACGCAACAAGTGCCAGCAAAAAATCAAGTAGAGCAAGTTATAGCAGTAGCAGTAGAACAAAGGGTACATACATTATTAGAATGCAGAGTAGCAATGTTGGATTCCAGGTAGGATTGGCAggtgaaaatgaaaatcagGCTGATGGTTGGGTGAAGGGAACCGCTTTGTACACAGCTTCGGAACTGGCTAACTCCTTGAATGATGAATGTAGAgcattttttttagcttatgTTGAGAGTTACTTAGATGAGTTTGATtgtgaattaattttcaagcaGTCTGATAGCCACGTAGCTGAAAAGATGAGCCAGATTAAGAAAGTGAGTGACTTGTTAGGTGTGATTGTCAGTAGGGAAGGTGACAAAGACAGTTTTGTATTGAAAGATTCAGAATTGGAAGCTTATTGGAGAGTGAAGAACAAGATATATGGTATCTTGATAAAGCACGTTGAGAGAACTGCCATGGCTTTTTAG
- the LOC102607976 gene encoding vacuolar-sorting receptor 3, with amino-acid sequence MESHGSITLKLFLGFLILSLNVHTSVSRFVVEKNSLMVTSPEKIKGSHDSAIGNFGIPQYGGSMAGAVTYPKENRKGCREFGDFGISFKAKPGALPNFVLVDRGDCFFALKVWNAQKAGASAVLVADDIEEALITMDTPEEDISSAKYIENITIPSALIDKSFGETLKKALSGGEMVNVNLDWREAVPHPDDRVEYELWTNSNDECGVKCDMLMAFVKEFRGPAQILEKGGYTQFTPHYITWYCPMTFTLSRQCKSQCINHGRYCAPDPEQDFSSGYEGKDVVLENLRQLCVFKVAKESKKPWVWWDYVTDFQIRCPMKDKKYNKECAAAVIKSLGLDAKKIEKCMGDPDADADNPVLKEEQDAQVGKGSRGDVTILPTLVVNNHQYRGKLEKGAVLKAICSGFEETTEPAVCLSGDVETNECLDNNGGCWQDKTANVTACKDTFRGRVCECPLVDGVQFKGDGYSHCEVSGPGKCKINNGGCWHESKDGHTYSACLDSENGKCQCPPGFKGDGVKSCVDIDECKERKACQCSECSCKNTWGSYECTCSGDLLYIRDHDTCISKTATEVRSAWAAVWVILIGLAMAGGGAYLVYKYRLRSYMDSEIRAIMAQYMPLDSQSEVPNHVNDERA; translated from the exons atggAGTCACACGGCTCAATAACTTTGAAGCTCTTTCTGGGGTTTCTGATTTTGTCCTTAAATGTTCATACTTCGGTGTCGAGATTTGTCGTCGAGAAAAACAGCTTGATGGTGACGTCACCGGAGAAGATTAAAGGGTCTCACGACAGTGCGATTGGCAACTTTGGGATTCCGCAATATGGGGGAAGCATGGCGGGAGCTGTGACGTATCCTAAGGAGAATCGAAAGGGCTGCAGAGAATTTGGTGACTTCGGGATTTCGTTTAAGGCCAAGCCTGGAGCTTTGCCCAATTTCGTTTTGGTCGATCGTGGAG ATTGCTTCTTTGCCTTGAAGGTCTGGAATGCCCAAAAGGCTGGTGCTTCTGCAGTGCTTGTTGCAGATGACATTGAGGAAGCATTAATAACAATGGACACACCTGAAGAGGATATTTCGTCAGCAAAATACATTGAAAATATAACTATACCATCTGCACTTATTGATAAAAGTTTTGGTGAAACATTAAAGAAAGCACTCAGTGGTGGGGAAATGGTCAATGTGAATCTTGATTGGAGAGAAGCTGTTCCACACCCTGATGATCGCGTGGAGTATGAGTTATGGACCAACAGCAATGACGAATGTGGGGTTAAATGTGACATGTTGATGGCATTTGTGAAGGAATTTAGGGGTCCAGCACAGATACTTGAGAAAGGTGGCTACACTCAGTTCACCCCCCATTATATAACTTGGTACTGTCCTATGACGTTCACCTTAAGCAGGCAGTGCAAGTCTCAGTGCATCAACCATGGAAGATACTGCGCTCCTGATCCGGAGCAAGACTTTAGCTCAGGCTATGAAGGAAAAGATGTTGTACTCGAAAACTTAAGGCAGCTGTGTGTGTTTAAAGTTGCAAAGGAATCCAAAAAGCCTTGGGTTTGGTGGGACTATGTAACAGATTTTCAGATCAGATGTCCcatgaaagataaaaaatacaacaagGAATGTGCTGCTGCTGTCATCAAATCGCTTG GGCTTGATGCTAAAAAGATTGAGAAGTGCATGGGAGACCCCGATGCGGATGCTGACAATCCTGTTCTCAAAGAAGAGCAAGATGCCCAA GTTGGGAAAGGATCAAGGGGAGATGTTACTATATTGCCAACCCTTGTTGTCAACAATCATCAATATCGAG GAAAGTTGGAGAAAGGTGCTGTCTTGAAGGCCATATGTTCTGGTTTTGAGGAAACAACTGAGCCTGCTGTTTGTTTGAGTGGTG ATGTAGAGACAAATGAGTGCTTGGATAATAACGGGGGTTGCTGGCAAGATAAAACAGCCAACGTCACAGCCTGCAAG GATACATTCCGTGGGAGGGTATGTGAATGCCCCCTAGTTGATGGCGTGCAGTTCAAAGGAGATGGCTATAGCCATTGTGAAG TGAGTGGACCTGGGAAATGCAAGATCAATAATGGAGGTTGTTGGCATGAATCCAAGGATGGGCACACCTACTCTGCCTGTTTG GATTCTGAGAATGGAAAATGCCAATGCCCTCCAGGGTTTAAAGGCGATGGTGTCAAAAGCTGTGTAG ATATTGATGAATGCAAAGAGAGGAAAGCCTGTCAATGCTCTGAGTGTAGCTGCAAAAACACCTGGGGAAGCTATGAATGCACTTGTAGTGGAGATCTTTTGTATATCAGGGACCATGATACCTGCATAA GTAAGACTGCTACAGAAGTTAGATCTGCATGGGCTGCTGTTTGGGTCATCTTGATCGGCTTGGCCATGGCTGGTGGCGGTGCATATCTTGTTTATAAATATAGATTAAGG TCTTACATGGATTCTGAGATCAGAGCCATTATGGCACAATATATGCCTCTGGACAGTCAATCTGAAGTTCCAAATCACGTCAACGATGAACGTGCATGA
- the LOC102626338 gene encoding transcription factor bHLH84, producing the protein MEGAIAEGEWSSLSGMCTTDQEADFMAQLLGNCPVSAELEGSSSFGNSSSPTFWPSHGANDYGSYYSLDIGAYSGGGGSSIFYPYSSSQESIYLSDSHQILGNNNINDNNINSSISMDFCMGDANCNTSSYLIDNQGEDECLNNQENNNISDGNKPELGFPIKALDTKNESEMQATEPAVEEKLNNPSECSKKRSRNATDVQKNNKRNLKSKKNQKRAVSAISNTEEDNDANNNENENNKSIIGANRPQLSSSCCSEDESNASQDQIGGEDSSKGKVALNLSGKTRASRGSATDPQSLYARKRRERINERLRILQNLVPNGTKVDISTMLEEAVQYVKFLQLQIKLLSSDDLWMYAPIAYNGMNIGLDHLKLAAASKLS; encoded by the exons ATGGAGGGAGCAATTGCAGAGGGAGAGTGGAGCTCTTTAAGTGGAATGTGCACCACCGATCAAGAAGCTGATTTCATGGCTCAATTGCTTGGAAACTGCCCAGTCTCCGCCGAGCTTGAGGGCAGCTCAAGCTTTGGAAATTCATCATCACCAACATTTTGGCCTAGCCATGGTGCTAATGATTATGGTTCATACTATTCTTTAGATATAGGTGCTTATAGTGGAGGTGGTGGCAGTAGCATTTTTTACCCCTATTCATCAAGCCAAGAAAGCATTTATTTGAGTGACTCACATCAAATCTTGGGCAATAACAACATTAATGATAACAATATCAATAGCTCCATTTCCATGGATTTTTGCATGGGGGATGCAAATTGTAACACTAGCTCATACCTTATTGATAATCAAGGTGAGGATGAGTGTTTGAATAATCAAGAGAATAATAACATTAGTGATGGAAACAAACCCGAACTTGGCTTTCCTATTAAGGCTTTGGACACGAAAAATGAATCTGAGATGCAAGCTACAGAACCGGCGGTTGAAGAGAAACTCAACAACCCATCAGAATGTTCTAAGAAAAGATCAAGAAATGCAACTGAC GTTCAAAAGAACAACAAGAGGAATCTGAAGTCAAAGAAGAATCAAAAGCGTGCTGTCTCAGCAATCAGCAATACTGAGGAGGATAATGATGccaataataatgaaaatgaaaacaataagAGTATTATTGGTGCTAATAGGCCGCAGCTATCAAGCAGCTGCTGCTCGGAAGATGAGTCGAATGCATCTCAGGATCAAATTGGAGGAGAGGATTCATCAAAAGGGAAGGTAGCTCTCAATCTCAGTGGCAAAACTAGAGCCAGCAGGGGCTCAGCAACTGATCCTCAAAGCCTCTATGCAAGG aaaagaagagagaggATCAACGAGAGGCTGAGGATTTTACAGAACCTGGtaccaaatggaacaaaagtTGATATTAGCACAATGCTTGAAGAAGCAGTCCAATATGTGAAGTTCCTACAGCTCCAAATTAAG CTCCTGAGCTCTGATGATTTATGGATGTATGCTCCCATTGCTTATAATGGAATGAACATTGGACTTGATCATTTGAAGCTTGCTGCTGCATCAAAATTATCTTAG